The following proteins come from a genomic window of Campylobacter coli 76339:
- a CDS encoding tRNA (cytidine(34)-2'-O)-methyltransferase ## TrmL: MFNIVLVHPRIPQNTGSIGRMCFNAGFKLHIIKPIVFDISQKAVRRAGLDYWEKLEPIVWESLDIFLEHNLIYKDRFFFATTKSNKFYFQAEFKENDFLFFGSESYGLPMELMQLNWDNAITIPMKACGRSLNLATSVGIVSYEALRQNFDHFSS, encoded by the coding sequence ATGTTTAATATCGTTTTAGTGCATCCTAGAATTCCTCAAAATACCGGTAGCATAGGTAGAATGTGTTTTAATGCGGGTTTTAAATTGCATATTATTAAACCTATAGTTTTTGATATTTCTCAAAAAGCGGTGCGTAGAGCAGGGCTTGATTACTGGGAAAAGCTTGAACCTATAGTTTGGGAAAGTTTAGATATCTTTCTTGAACACAATCTTATTTATAAAGATCGCTTTTTCTTCGCTACAACAAAGAGTAACAAATTCTATTTTCAGGCTGAATTTAAAGAAAATGATTTTTTATTTTTTGGTAGTGAGAGCTACGGTTTGCCGATGGAATTGATGCAGCTTAATTGGGATAATGCCATTACAATCCCTATGAAAGCTTGTGGTAGAAGTTTAAATTTAGCTACAAGTGTTGGTATTGTTTCTTATGAAGCCTTGCGACAAAATTTTGATCATTTTAGTTCTTAA